TCGAATAGGTcatcaaaaattttaaaaaaaaaaaaaaaaaaaaatttgccaACTTGCGGCAAGAAACATTGACCAAGTATGACTCTTATTTTTCAGATCACTTGCTAAATTCTAGCTATCCAAACTCAAGTTAAATGTGGACTCATGCTTTGCCACCTCCGTGAAAACTATATATATCTTGGATCAAGCGGTCTAAACTGCGAGTTGATGATCCACCTTCACCAACACTTGCTCTTGCAAATTTTGCCATGTCATTTGCCCTCTCCAAGAACTCATTTCTCCTCGCTTCCATCAAATCCCTCACCATTTTCTCGATTATGACTCTATCACAAGTATCTTTCAAGTCCAACCCCAATTTCCATACCTCCCCAACAAATCTGCTATTGACTTGTTGGTCAGCCAATTGAGGCCAACATATCATTGGCACTGCCTCGTATACGCTCTCCAAAGTCGAATTCCAGCCACTATGAGTTAAAAATCCTCCAATTGTCGGGTGTGCTAACACCTCTTCTTGAGGAGCCCAACTTACAATATAACCATTTTTGGTCAGACCCTCCCTCAGTTCAACATCCATGTGAGCTAATTCATCATCTTTATCCTTGATAACATCATGCCTAATAACCCACAAAAATTGCTGACCACTATTGACAAGGCCGTGCCAGAACTCTGTCAACTCATGTTTTGTCAATGTAATCACACTTCCAAAGCTTACATAAAGTACTGACCTCGATGGTTGCTCGTCGAGCCATTTTAAGCAACTCCTGTCTTCTTCCCATAATCCGCTGGAAGATATGGATTCTGATTTGTTCTTCAAGTGTGCATGGAGCGGACCAATGGTGTAAACATTTGGGATATCAACACAAATTTGGTCCAGTATTGGTCCTTCGAGTCCCTCGAACGTGTTGAATATAAGCCCTTTGGTTCGAAGGGTGCTTAGAGTTACGCTCATGACATATTTGAAAGCTCCTTCTCCCAAAGTATCCACGCGGCAAAAACTCGGAATCACGTCGTCTTAGAAAGCTCTCCATCCCCTTCACATTCGCAATTGAGGTCGTTTCCTGTCATAAAGTCGTTGGCCAATTAATATAACTCCCAAATAAGAAaatttaataaaagaaaaaaaaatcatgtaTGTGGTCCTACTGGGTAACATGCATGGTCATATGAGTTTTTCACATGTGTGTGTTCCTTTGGGTAACATGGTCATTTGAGTTTTTCACAAACCGATGTAATAAAGGCCGATAAATGTCAAGATTTTACTGAAAACCTCTCTGCCATCACAAGATAGGATAATATTTGCATTCACACTACGCTACCATTTCTAGAGTATACTGGGTTTAATTTGTTCCCGTTGTTGTTGGTGTAAGGCCGATAAATACAAGAATATAATACTCCTAGATAACAAGTTCAATATACTAAAACTTGTTGCTTTCCCTAGAATTGGGTAACATGGTCATTTGAGTTTTTCACAAATTGATGTAATAAAGGCCGATAAATGCCGAGGTTTTATTGGAAACCTCTCCGCCATCACAAGGTAAGATAATGTTTGCGCACACCCTACCCTCCCTAGATTATACTGAGTATCTTCTTGTTATTGTTAATGTGAGGCCGATAAATACAATAATAATGCTCCTAGATAGCAAGTTCAATAAACTAAAACTTGTTGTCTTCCCTAGCTAGAATTGGGTCAAATAAGTTTAAAGTGAAAAATGCTCACCAGAGAAGGGAAGCTCGCCGGCATGGATTAATTGAGGGATGCAATAATAAGCCCAAAAAGAGGAAGAGCTGGAAGTACGAAAATGAAAGGTAGGAATCCCACAATCTTCAGCCACTTCAAGTGCTATACTTAAAATTCCATCAGATATAAGACAAGTCACTGGTGGTACCTGCCCTATAACTTCATCACTAGTGCCTAATTCGCAATTTCCAAAAGAAACAATCAATTCTTTGAGAAGTGGTTTGGCAGTGGTCCTCAAGGACTTCAAAACAGCCATAATATCATCAGAAGTATGTGGAAGTCCATCGCCGAGGCCTAAGTTAATGGTTTTGAATCTGAAGCCTGGGAAACGGCCAAAACGGGACTTAAGGTCGGTACAACGTAAAAGTCGATTATGAATAGAAAGAGCGTTGATGAAAGTAACATGGATGTCGGACAAGCTAAGAAGCTCGGCCAGATTGAGCATTGGATGGACATGGCCCAGTGCTGGAAACGGGAAGATGACCACATGAGGTGGTTGCCTTGCTCCTTGCTCCATCGTAATTTCTCCAATTCTACTGTGACTTTTCAGCTCCTATTACACTTGGAAACTATTTGTGGTGAAACTTTGGTTGCAAATGTCTCTATATGAGGAGGCGGGCATTCATGTTTATCTAATACTCCTACTAGACAAGTCCAAATTTGCTCACCTAAGCAGGGGCGTAATAGAAGATGCTTTTTACTGCTAGGATACAAATACAATGGATCAATAGAACAAATACGTACTTTTTCTATTATTTATGTATACAAACTTTTAAATGGCCTGAAAACTAAACTGGAAAAGACTACGGACAACCAAACatgaatatttatttatttatttatttatttttgcggAGGCTCTAAAAAAAACTTGACTGCCTTTCCCCAATTTAATTTGTCTTATGCTTAGCGGGTAGATCGATTTTAAGGTTCACtataaatattattttagttAGGATTTATACACTGAcatgtaatttttttaaaaaaaaacattttgtgAAGTTTTTGCAGCATATTATTTATGTCTTTTATCAGATTTCTAATTATTGTTTATCAGAAATTTACTTGTAACTATGTCCTTTCGATAATGTATAGCTCTAGGCCTCCAATTCCATTGAGCCACCtctattattttttctttctctatGTTTCATGAGCTGTTTACTTTTTTCCCAAATCATGTGTAGATTTTGAGGAGAAGAAAATGCTTCTTGTACGTATATTTCTTACATCCCTAAGCAAAGGTAAATATACTAGGTCCTATGactattttagaaagaaaaataaattacaatcaattagaataaaataaaatttcacTCCCCCTCAAGTTGGTGCAAAGATGTCACACATGCCCAGCTTGCAAACCAGTGTATGAAAAGTCCGTTTGTTGAGACCTTTGGTAAACATATCATCAAACTATTTTTCTGATGGTACATGAAACAGACTCAAGACACCAgttgtaattttttctttgattaattGTCGATCTATTTTCAAATGCTTTATCCGGTCATGCTGGACTGAATTATGAGCTATACTGATGACAACCTTATTGTCACAGTACaagaaaagtttttctttttcagacAGTCTCAATTCCTTTACTATCTGTTGTAACTAAAGCAGTTCGCAAACACCCTAGCCATAGTTCTATATTCTGTCTTCGCACTTGATCTAACAAGTATACTTTGCTTCTTGCTTCTCTAAGTAACCAAGTTTCCTCTTACGAGCGTAACCAGATGTACATCTTCTGTCATCCAGAGATCCAGCCCAATCCGCATCTATAAAGGCTTCTTTTTGGAGATGACCATGTTTGGAGAAAAGTAGACCTTTCCTTGGAGCATACTTCAGATACCACAAAATGTGAAAGACAACTTGCGTTTGAGGATCTCGGGGATCATGCATGAACTGACTCATCAGGCTAACTGAATAGGCTATGTCTGGTCTAGTTTGGAAGAGATAAATGAGTCTTCCAACCACCTCTGATATCTCTCCTTATCAACTGACTTTATAACTCCGCTTTGTGAAATGATTGCTTTCCACGGGCAATTCTGGGGATCTGCAACCTGTCATACCAGTTTCTTTCAAAAGATCCACAATATACTTCACCTAAGAAATAAAGATTATTCTTTTTGATCTAGCAACCTCAATACCTAAGGGACTGCAATTTTCCTAAATCTTTGATCTCAAATTCCTGTACCAACAACTTATTTAATCAAGACATCTCCTCTTTGTCATCTCATGTCATtactatgtcatcaacataaactatGAGAAAAGTCAGTTTACCCATATGATGTCTTATGAAAAGGGAGTGATCAACATTACTTTGTTGGAAACCAAAGGAGATCAACATTATTTTCTAGCGTGGACAAAGCAAACACACCTAAACAGTATATTCATTCTTACCCTTTAAAGCTTACATAGGACTTTGAAAATTAAGGTTTTAAGTTGTATTCTGTTGATAAGATAGACAGCCACTAAAATAGCATCCCTTCAATaaggttttggtagatgcatagTGAACATAAGAGATCTTGCTACTTCTAACAAATTCATGTTTTTTCTTTCAACGATTCTATTTTGTGCACTAGTATAAGGACAACTAGCTTGATGGACTATCCCATTAGACTCCAAATAAGCACCATTATTCATATATTCATTGCTATTGTTAGTTCTCAAGATTTTTATTTCGGCATCAAACTGAATATAAGTCATCTTATGAAATGACTGAAAACTAGAAAAAACTTCAATTTTGAAATTTAACAAATATACATAGGTCATCTTTGTACAACAACAATGAAAGTAACAAACCGCGTACTACCAAATAAAGAAACAGTTTGGGTAGGACCCATAGATAAGAATGAATAGTTATAAATGGAGTTGTGCTTCTATTATCACTCACGGGATAGGAGTTTCTAGTATTATTGACATATTCATACGCATCACAGAATAAAGATTCAAATTGAGTCCTTGAAAATAAATCGGGATATAACCTTTTTCAAAACAAAGAATGATGGGTGTCCTAACCGTCTATGCCGTTGTTTTATTTCATGGTTGACATCCTTACTTTTCCCAAAAAAGGCATGACCAAAGTTTTGAATTCCATCTACTATATACAAGTCATCATGTAATCTACCACTGTCAATCTTTTTCCCTGTTTGAAGATCCTGAAAATATAATGATCGAGAAAAAGCTTAATTTTATAGTTTAAAGCATTGGTGATGGAACTAACAGATAAAAGATTGACAGGGAACTCAGGGACATGGAGCACAAATGATAGTTTAATATTAGGAGTACAAACGACAGAACCTGTTCCAAAGATAGGTATTAAAGAACTAATGGCTATTTTAACATTATCTCCTTTGAGAGAGGGGAGTAGTTTTGAATGCCTCTAGAAGAGCGTGTCATGTGTCTAATTGCACTAGAATCAACAATCCAAGAATTAAAGTGAGTGACGAAGGCAATAACTGCTTGCACATAATTAAATGTTGCAACATTAACGGAGTCAAGTTTGGCTAGGAGACGAAGGAAAAGCTGAATTTCATCCGAAGACAAGATTTCTCTAGAAAGCGTCTCCTTAAATATCTTCATACCTTTTGCGAAtcggaagaaaatctaaagaaaaatGCTCAAAATAATCTGCCTCTCCGAAAATCAAATCTGTCTCGATGAAAGCAGAAGGAGTTTGTGTTGCGGACAGCCACCAAGAGAGAGAAAACTCGATCTCTTTGATAAAAATAAAATCCTAGTGCTGCGGGGGAGATAACTCACCTAAAAAAGACAGCAGTGACTCTAATACCATGCagattttgagaagaagaaaatgCTTATTGTATTTCTATGTATTTCTTGAATCCTTaagtaaatatatttatatattaggTCCTATGACTATTTTAGGAAGGAAAATAAATTACAATTAATTTATAATCAATTACAATCAATCAGAATAAAATTAAATCTCAACCAGAATAAAATATTTCCTAATAATTAAGCCAATCAACACTGagctattaattatttttatgccAGAAATCGGGAAATATTAAAATTGTCAAGGCCATGATAAAAGCATCTATAATGTAACCAAATTTTTGGGCATGTTTCGCATGTACTTCTGTTCCAACTGGGCATGTTTCTCCCCCGCGGCAGCAAGCTCTTCAAATTTAGAGTTCAAGGCTACCTCTAAGTTAGTCACCCTTTCAGCGGAGGCAGCCTCACATTCGGTTGCAGAAAGAACAACGTCATAGATTTCAGCCCATTTGGCCTTGGCCTCGTCAAATTTAACCCTCAATGGGCCAATTTCTTGGCTAAAGGTTACCACCTCTCGCTTTGTTTTACTGCAAACGAGCCTCCAATACAACAAATTCTACAGCTTTGGCTTCCAACTCCAAGAGGCGAATAATTACCACTTCAGCCCATTTGGCCCTAGCCTCGTCCCATTCCACCACAAGTTGATCCCCCTTGGAAGTAAGTTCTTCCTTCTCACGAATGAACCTTTGAAGGCCCTCAGAAGCAAGAAAGTTGGCCTACCAAGCGAGAAGGGTAAAGATTAGGATATTTTCTTATCAAGAATAGAAGAAATCTAAGGAAGAAAGGAACGTACTGCTACAGTGTTGTGCATACGTTGTTCAACAGACACTCTCCTGAGAGTTCCCGAAcctttttccaatttttctctGAAGTCAAaggcttcagataattagagagcTCCACCGGCAGGGAAAGCAAGTTGCACTCGGTAGAGACTGAAAGGGTGACATTCCTCCTCCTTTGTGGATCTTCAGAAGGGACATCATAATTTCGCCCCAAATTCCCATGAAATgagaatgaggaagaggaataCCTTCTTCGTGGTCAGGTGTGGCTAGCGGAGATAACGTAGCAATTGCTGGTGGAAGAATGGATGAAGATGAAAGTGATGTGGAGTTGCTGGTTTtggtgaagatggagatgaagcTGGTGGAGTTAAAGAGTGTGAAGCAGCTGCATCGAGTGGATCGATGGTTGTTGAATGCTCGTCAACCAAAGACAGTAGGGATCCGGTACTTAGCCTCACAGTACCGGGAAAAGCAATGGGGGCCTGATAGCGGGAGTTGGCATTTTCCACTAAATCAAACTCCCCCAAAGCGGCGAGGCATCATCCTTAGTTAGTGTAACTAACTCAACAGATTGATCATTCTGTTAAGTTGATGATGAACATCGCCTTCTGTGTAGGACAGCTCCATCATCACTAGCttcttcatcatcgtcaatcatcACGGTGCCCGACCGGCCCGGGAGGTGGGCTAGTGATCACAACTTCCGGAGACGACTCAAGGGCAATAGTTTTCGCCCTCTTATTCTTTTCCCCGGCCATAGAAGAACGCCttctttttggttgcttgttctctGGGCGGGGATTCCGTGGTAAAACATTTGTGCCCGAAGCAGGCCTAGAGACACCTGTTCAAGTTAGAGTTTCCTGAAGCAGCCTCGCCACATCAGCAGGATCAGCCAAGACGTCCTTCTCGGGGACAACAACAGAGCCTGCAGGTAGACCTAATTTCGTAGTCAGAAGTGTTCAACCAAGttcttcaaataaaaaaaatggaagcAAGATAAGTTTaaattaccatgatttttggccttccacccgtATTTAAGGGCCAATTATTTCTACAAATGAGTTTCGAGCATCATAACATCCAAGATCTTCTGAACCCACCAATATAAATCGCCCACCACCGGTGAGATCCATCGAGTTGCTGAAATATGCGAAGGGTGAAGAGTCAATACGACAATAGAGGAATATTTAGTAAAAGGGAATATTAAATAAAAATCTTACAAGTGCGGTTCCAAGCAGCCGAAAAGGATGAAGCCATTGTCGGAATGATATTATTGGTGGTGACTATAACGAACCGTTCCATCGACCCACTTCATTATCATCATCAATGCTAGTCAACAAAGCATGGTGGCCATGTTTGTAGAGGTTTATCGTTCTCCCACGGAAAATTTTAGGAGAGTATAGATTTATCATACGAGCTAAGGTTAGCTCTTCTCCAGTCTCCTGGCACAAATGTCGAAGGTAGGTGACCGTTCCACACAGAAGGACTTACTTGTGCCAAATATACTTGGTGTGGAGGAAAAACTCCGCAATCACAGAATCTATATCTCCACTTAAAGGAAATGCACCCAAAGTAAATGGATACATGTAAAATCCTCCTTGAGATGGGTCACTTGCTTCGATAGATCAGGAGCAATAATAACCATTTCATGGCAGAGACAGTCTTCCTTCACATTAGGAATACTGGAAGGACGAATGAAAGAAGGGTACCTACTAACAGCCTATGTACGAGGGTTAGCAGTAAGAAATTTTTCTTCGAAGTTTTTTGTTGTATTAAGACTTCTAGGGATGATAGAACCCAGTGTTGGAGGAGTAGAGTCTTCGGCTTTGCTCTTGTTCTTTGAAGCAATGGAACGCTTTGAAGAAGAAGCCATtgaatgaaagaaagaaaaagtttTTTGTTCGAAGAGAGTTAGAGAGAAGATGGAAAACTAAGGTGCAAATCAAAAGCTTAGAAATTATAAAGTGCAAGGGAAAAAGGGATGATGCGTATATGTAAAATTTTGGGTGCTAAATTCATGGCCATGATTACCTCGATAATCAGCAAAAGCCATGCTGAATCGTGGGATGACGCGTGTTCGGGGCATTAATTATGGAGAGACGTACGTCTAATCAACCGTCAGAAGCCTTTAGAAGGGGTTGTAGTAATTTCTGCCAAAAGAATATTTCTATCAACTTCCTGCTAATGCAAAGTTATGTCGCCGAaaagcagggggactatctgtataaggTAAAATATGATACCACACGCAGTCATCTAAAGGAAGGACACGTGGAACCCAAGACGGGGATGGACAAAGACCGAACATAACTATTTCGCTTGTCACCGGAAGGGATAACGTTCATAAAGATGTGTTAAATGCCCTGCGCCCGGTAGCATTTAATAAGGAATATTCTGTGCCATTAAGAGCGACGGCCCGTTACAAGAAATTTGGCATTTATGTTCGCTGTTATATATTCATTAATGACCCTCATAATTGGCATTAAAAGAGCGCACGATCCTAGGACCTCCTTCCCTAGaacaactataaatagtgagcttagTTATCATTGTAGAGGACACGAATTTTCTAGCAAACTTACACTATTCTATACAAAGATTAGTACAATTTTACTTTCTCGCTTTTTGATTTCATCATTGCTGTGCCAGGATATCTTGTTTCCGAAACTGTCATCTCTGTTGTTTCATCTACATTTTAAGGCTAAGTTTTGCATAATTCTTCACTTATTTCATCATTTTCAGGATTAAGTTAgttcacttgtctagaaaccacACATAAATTCAACATTACTGTTTTACGAGTAAACAAAAGGGATGGGGAAATAACTGATATTCTTTATTCAATTTCTAATATAAAGAGATACTCATTTAAAACTTATTTGCATATAATTGATAAATTGTATATAACCATGTAATTAAGTTAAAACTTAATTAGAGATGGTTATAAAATTTCATATATAGTATAGGAAAGTAAAAATCTCTAAGATGCAAAAGGAGTGAGTAGTAAAAAGTGGGCTTTAGAATTAGGCAGCATACTCAGTCCAATTCCCAAAGTTCGTCGTCTAAATGAAATGGGCAAAACTAATCAGCTCACACGCTATTCCGCTAGATCACTCCGTACCGGTTTGAATATACCTATCGTCTGTTTGTTATATACTCAGTTTTGTTCCAATTtatatcattttttttattagactatttcaaaaaaaatatttatatctatatttagaaacaattaaactttaaattttttatttatttattttagcggtaataaattttttttgtatctgtacaaaatatttttttccttaatCTCTTGCTGTATCAACATATCTTCTGCTTGTTATATGTGATCAATGGTGGCTTAACTTCTACATAACGATCAAAACAACTTGCTCAACTCTATTCTTTTTGTTGGACATTGGAATATTTATATCAATTGCATTTGTGTACAAAATAATGATTGTTAAGCTGTACCCTTTTATCCAATGCAATTAGATTTTATATCCTTCCCTCTTCTGCCTAAGTTTTTAATGTCATCGACGAGACATTCAAGAGCATTGTACGATGAACCTCCCTCTCCAACACTTTCTTTTGCCAAATTAGATAATTTCTCAGCTGATTTCTTAAACTCATCCCTATTTGTTACCATCAGATCTTTGACCATCTTCTCTATAATGTATCTATCACATATGTCCTTCATGTCCACCCCAATTTTCCACACCTCACTCACAAATCTACTAGTGACTCGTTGGTCCACGTAAACAGCCCAACAGATCATGGGCTTTCCTTGAACAATACTTTCCATAGTCGAGTTCCATCCACTGTGAGTTAAAAACCCACCAATAGCAGAGTGGGCCAACACCTCTTCTTGTGGAGCCCAACTCACTATATAGGCTCTTTCTTTGCATCCCTCGGCAAGCTCCTTCGCAAATTGGTGGTTCCATTCTTCTCCCCTTAACAAGTTGGACCTGATGACCCACAAAAATCTGATTCCACTATTTACTAAACCATGCCAAAACTCCAAGATTTCTTCCTTTGACAAAGTTGCCATACTTCCAAAACTTACATAGATTACTGATTCGATTGGCTGTGCATCGAGCCATTGAATTGAACTGTGGTCTTCTTCCCACAAACTATTTGAAGAGGCTGATATTGGCATCCTTTTTTCAGCAAGTTTAGTCTTGAGATGCAAATGTAGTGGCCCAATAGCATAAGTTTGTGGACAATGAGAGCGAATGAGGGAGAGTAATGGCCCGTCTAAATCTTCAAATGTGTTTAATATGAGTCCATTGGATTGAGGGATACTCTCCACTTCTTTGAGTGCGATTTGGCAATAGGGATCGGTTGCATAATCGATTAGACGATAGAATGGAAAATCACGACGGCGTAGAAGACCTTGCATGCCAGCTACATTTTCGAACAATACGTCCAAATCATTTCCTTAGCAAGAAAGATAAATTTTTGGCTTGTTAGTTGAGTTAGATGTTGCCATAAATCACAAGAGAATTTAAAATACGCGTTCATCAAAAGATAAATAAAGTGAAGGTATTTCGTCTTTTACGTACATATTTTCTACTACTTGGAAGAAACTATTGGTACTAGCAGAATCCTAGCGTTTTCATATGGAATTCCTGGCAGTAGAACGTACAGAATAGGCAGAGGACTGAAGAGAAAACTCGAtcaataaaatcataaaggtttGACCTTATCTATTCTTGAGTACTACATACTATACAGTAGTACTAATATTTAACTTCGACCGAGAAAGATAATCTTAAAACTTTCTAGAAAttattaataaaaataatatGCGACGCATAGTAATTAACGTGTTTATGCTGGCAACGAagatataatttattttaattatatcaCATAAGCATTAACCAACCAGATATTCGTTTTAGTCACACGTAGCATTTTCTTATATTCTCCACTCTCCAGTGATTGGAGTAGTTAACATGATATATTATTCTTGTTCGTCTTTTCTCAAGCTTTGGTCAACTGTTTACTGTTGTTGCGCCCCTCCTGAAGAAAATAGCACAAAACAGAAATCTTGAACACACAAGTAGATACTTCCTCTGATTCCACTTTACTCCTTATAATTGGAAGTAGGGTGTTCATAAAAACCAGAAAAACCGAATCAAAccgaaaaccaaatcaaaccgaccaaaaaaatcgatactttttggtttggtttggtttggttttgaattttaaaaatcgatcaaatttggtttggttttggttttaatcagaaAAAACCCGAACTAAACCGACTATAGGAGtaattatttcaaatttattattacacctatatatatgtatattgttatacaaaatttcaaaaaatttatggtaaatgttaatagtttgcacctttaatatagttctttacctttacattctagtttgattggtagttttcttttgtttagtgtaagaatccatttcgtgttaaaaataacatattttaattgaatccttaaattattcatcactatttgattcaattatcatcaatatattttggtaaataatagattttcaaagggcaattgatttgatag
This sequence is a window from Nicotiana sylvestris chromosome 3, ASM39365v2, whole genome shotgun sequence. Protein-coding genes within it:
- the LOC104249765 gene encoding uncharacterized protein, with the protein product MDHPSPHVLLFPLPIQSPINSMLQLAELFCLAGLQVTFLNTNHNQKLLLQHTNVESRFRQYPRFRFRTISDGLPVENPRSSVQFGELISSLQAVAEPFLREILLSSSDGVTEPPVTCVIPDGLFYYAVDVGNEIGVPVIPFDTISPCCLWVYLCIPKLIQAGEVPFKGNDLDVLFENVAGMQGLLRRRDFPFYRLIDYATDPYCQIALKEVESIPQSNGLILNTFEDLDGPLLSLIRSHCPQTYAIGPLHLHLKTKLAEKRMPISASSNSLWEEDHSSIQWLDAQPIESVIYVSFGSMATLSKEEILEFWHGLVNSGIRFLWVIRSNLLRGEEWNHQFAKELAEGCKERAYIVSWAPQEEVLAHSAIGGFLTHSGWNSTMESIVQGKPMICWAVYVDQRVTSRFVSEVWKIGVDMKDICDRYIIEKMVKDLMVTNRDEFKKSAEKLSNLAKESVGEGGSSRIGEITMEQGARQPPHVVIFPFPALGHVHPMLNLAELLSLSDIHVTFINALSIHNRLLRCTDLKSRFGRFPGFRFKTINLGLGDGLPHTSDDIMAVLKSLRTTAKPLLKELIVSFGNCELGTSDEVIGQVPPVTCLISDGILSIALEVAEDCGIPTFHFRTSSSSSFWAYYCIPQLIHAGELPFSDDVIPSFCRVDTLGEGAFKYVMSVTLSTLRTKGLIFNTFEGLEGPILDQICVDIPNVYTIGPLHAHLKNKSESISSSGLWEEDRSCLKWLDEQPSRSVLYVSFGSVITLTKHELTEFWHGLVNSGQQFLWVIRHDVIKDKDDELAHMDVELREGLTKNGYIVSWAPQEEVLAHPTIGGFLTHSGWNSTLESVYEAVPMICWPQLADQQVNSRFVGEVWKLGLDLKDTCDRVIIEKMVRDLMEARRNEFLERANDMAKFARASVGEGGSSTRSLDRLIQDIYSFHGGGKA